A window of Chloracidobacterium sp. N contains these coding sequences:
- the mutL gene encoding DNA mismatch repair endonuclease MutL: MSKIRILPDVVANRIAAGEVVERPASIVKECLENALDAQARQIDLAVERGGKESLRIRDDGEGMTQDDAILAFERHATSKIRTAEELMAIQTFGFRGEALAAIASVARITLTTRLHGATSGTEVCLEGGKLRHVREVAAPGGTEILVRDLFFNLPARRKFLKTEATEAFHITNLVTHYALAHPQCGFTLQHNGRQVLAVTATTDLRARAYQLFGANLLDSLAPVEFSQGGIVVGGFVSRPHVQRTSRDGQYLFVNRRFVRDRLIGRALSEAYRNILPPGVFPAAMLFVEVPPDMVDVNVHPQKTEVRFRTPQHVLESIVTAVQQALGRSPQFAPFPTTAATPPAHPPISPAATSPSTETRRPSAPAVQAALQALAPPPPVTVPASPGRNERQPPPFFTATPHPDAGSGSATPSAAALPTPEPPDEAATRLHSILGGRPRTRCAGTARQAHATRPASELHPPDGRRTDVRILGQIHDSYIVAADADGLLLIDQHVAHERILFEQRVRTLLARDVLVQMLLTPLVVDLSPAQATVFDALESELEAAGFRTTRLAGRTVAVQGVPADLSAEDAKTLLTELLDALASEQQTVSREHFLRELAASLACRAAIKVNMNLTPEKMTWLVDELFRCEQPTNCPHGRPVILRFDMSLIERGFRRT; the protein is encoded by the coding sequence ATGTCCAAGATTCGCATTCTGCCGGATGTCGTCGCCAACCGGATTGCTGCCGGGGAAGTCGTCGAGCGTCCGGCTTCAATTGTCAAGGAGTGCCTCGAAAATGCCCTTGATGCCCAGGCCCGCCAGATTGACCTCGCCGTTGAACGCGGCGGCAAGGAAAGCCTTCGGATTCGGGATGACGGCGAAGGGATGACGCAGGATGACGCCATCCTGGCTTTTGAACGTCACGCCACGAGCAAAATCCGTACGGCTGAAGAACTCATGGCGATTCAAACCTTCGGTTTCCGGGGTGAAGCCCTGGCGGCCATCGCCTCGGTGGCGCGCATCACACTCACGACCAGACTGCACGGCGCCACTTCCGGCACGGAAGTCTGTCTCGAAGGCGGAAAGCTGCGGCATGTCCGCGAAGTCGCCGCCCCCGGCGGCACGGAAATCCTCGTGCGCGACCTGTTTTTCAATCTGCCGGCCCGGCGCAAGTTTCTCAAAACCGAAGCAACGGAAGCCTTCCACATCACGAATCTCGTCACTCACTATGCGCTGGCGCATCCGCAGTGTGGCTTCACCCTGCAACACAACGGACGGCAGGTGCTGGCCGTGACGGCCACCACCGATCTGCGCGCCCGTGCCTACCAGCTTTTCGGCGCGAACCTGCTTGACAGTCTGGCGCCCGTCGAATTTTCCCAGGGCGGGATTGTCGTCGGAGGCTTTGTTTCGCGTCCCCACGTCCAGCGGACGAGCCGGGACGGACAGTACCTTTTCGTCAACCGCCGTTTCGTACGGGACAGGCTCATCGGTCGGGCGCTGTCAGAGGCCTACCGGAACATCCTGCCGCCGGGCGTGTTTCCGGCTGCGATGCTGTTTGTGGAAGTGCCGCCCGACATGGTGGATGTCAACGTCCATCCCCAAAAGACCGAAGTGCGCTTCCGCACACCGCAACATGTGCTGGAGAGCATCGTCACGGCCGTACAGCAGGCGCTTGGACGGTCGCCCCAGTTCGCGCCTTTCCCCACGACGGCAGCGACGCCCCCGGCACACCCGCCCATCTCCCCTGCTGCCACCTCACCCTCCACGGAGACACGCAGGCCGTCGGCGCCGGCGGTTCAGGCGGCGCTTCAGGCCTTGGCGCCACCGCCACCTGTGACCGTTCCGGCAAGTCCGGGCCGGAATGAGCGCCAACCGCCGCCCTTTTTCACGGCGACACCCCATCCCGACGCAGGTTCCGGTTCCGCAACGCCTTCCGCAGCCGCGCTGCCGACGCCGGAGCCACCGGATGAAGCCGCCACCCGCCTGCACAGCATTCTGGGCGGCCGTCCCCGGACGCGCTGCGCTGGCACAGCCCGGCAGGCACACGCGACCCGGCCCGCTTCTGAACTGCATCCACCGGACGGACGGCGGACGGATGTGCGCATCCTGGGGCAGATTCACGACAGCTACATCGTGGCGGCCGATGCCGATGGACTGCTGCTCATTGACCAGCACGTAGCCCACGAGCGGATTTTGTTCGAGCAGCGGGTACGCACCCTGCTGGCACGCGACGTACTGGTGCAGATGCTGCTGACGCCACTGGTTGTGGATTTGTCACCGGCCCAGGCGACGGTGTTTGACGCGCTGGAAAGTGAGCTGGAAGCCGCCGGATTTCGGACCACCCGCCTGGCCGGGCGCACGGTGGCGGTGCAGGGCGTACCGGCCGACCTGAGTGCAGAGGACGCCAAAACCCTGCTGACCGAGTTGCTGGACGCTCTGGCGTCCGAGCAGCAGACCGTTTCCCGCGAGCATTTCCTGCGCGAACTGGCAGCCAGCCTGGCCTGCCGGGCGGCCATCAAGGTCAACATGAACCTGACGCCGGAAAAGATGACCTGGCTCGTGGATGAACTGTTCCGGTGCGAGCAGCCGACCAACTGCCCGCATGGCCGGCCGGTCATTCTGCGGTTCGATATGTCGCTGATTGAACGTGGTTTCAGGCGGACTTAG
- a CDS encoding N-acetylmuramoyl-L-alanine amidase, protein MKRSLRLCYSLILSALLILLAPLREHQAHPQGMPTISAADELMHRASLLAQTLYGRPPAAREESEYLALVDVYTRAIALDANAATGDAALVARAELFREMAQLFNKPRYLYAALDSYDTVLRRYPDGPFLVRALVGVARIHERDLKTPESAMQAYREIIHRFPQSVSAREALACVARLQSTAGQRTPRDVAEAYSEDDAAGVTTISQVRHFSGPDYARVILDLSIGTAYERRVEGTSLVIRLPSARLSPLVTPVQSLAPASGMLRQVRLSSREGGIEVRIECTRLRDFAIFALDNPARLVADVRGAQPIAEEPTLLAESPIPSSGAVPGSLVRALGLKVKRIIIDPGHGGSDTGAIGRDGIYEKDVALDIALRLRAAIQRELKDVEVLLTRDTDRFVPLEERTAMANARQADLFISIHLNSSPTPLASGVETYFLSLDATKEELDVATRENATTSRSAGELQGLLQRIVTDTRVAESRTFAQSIQTSLVSGLGRVSPTAGFNRGVKKAPFVVLLGANMPSVLTEVSFLSHPRDGEALRTIEFRQNIAESLCDGIKRYIETLKRPGMVAAE, encoded by the coding sequence GTGAAACGTTCGCTCAGGCTATGTTACTCGCTCATTCTCAGTGCCCTGCTCATCCTGCTGGCCCCACTGCGTGAACATCAGGCCCATCCCCAGGGGATGCCGACCATTTCGGCTGCGGATGAACTGATGCACCGGGCGTCGCTGCTGGCCCAGACGTTGTATGGGCGCCCTCCGGCGGCGCGTGAGGAAAGTGAATATCTGGCCCTGGTGGATGTGTACACCCGCGCCATTGCGCTGGATGCCAATGCGGCGACCGGGGATGCGGCGCTCGTGGCCCGGGCGGAACTGTTCCGCGAAATGGCGCAGTTGTTCAACAAGCCGCGTTATCTTTATGCCGCCCTGGACAGCTATGACACCGTGCTGCGCCGCTATCCCGATGGGCCGTTCCTCGTCCGCGCCCTGGTTGGCGTGGCGCGGATTCACGAGCGCGATCTGAAAACGCCCGAATCGGCAATGCAGGCCTACCGCGAAATCATCCACCGCTTTCCACAGTCGGTCAGCGCCCGCGAAGCTCTGGCCTGTGTGGCGCGACTTCAGTCCACGGCCGGACAGCGGACGCCCCGCGATGTCGCCGAAGCCTATTCTGAAGACGATGCCGCCGGAGTGACGACCATCAGCCAGGTGCGTCATTTTTCGGGGCCCGACTACGCGCGGGTCATCCTCGACCTGAGCATTGGCACGGCTTACGAGCGGCGGGTTGAAGGGACATCGCTGGTGATTCGGCTGCCGTCGGCCCGGCTGTCGCCGCTGGTGACGCCGGTACAAAGCCTGGCTCCGGCCAGCGGGATGCTGCGGCAGGTTCGGCTCTCCAGCCGGGAGGGTGGCATCGAAGTGCGCATCGAGTGCACGCGCCTGCGTGACTTTGCCATTTTTGCCCTCGACAACCCGGCCCGGCTCGTGGCCGACGTGCGCGGCGCGCAACCGATTGCCGAGGAACCAACGCTGCTGGCGGAGTCGCCCATCCCTTCGTCGGGGGCCGTGCCGGGGTCACTCGTCCGTGCCCTGGGCCTCAAGGTCAAGCGCATCATCATCGATCCGGGGCACGGCGGCTCGGACACCGGCGCCATTGGCCGGGACGGTATCTACGAAAAGGATGTCGCCCTTGACATTGCCCTGCGCCTGCGTGCGGCCATTCAGCGGGAACTCAAGGATGTCGAAGTCCTGTTGACGCGCGACACCGACCGGTTCGTGCCGCTGGAAGAACGGACGGCGATGGCCAATGCCCGGCAGGCCGACCTGTTCATTTCGATTCATCTCAACTCCAGCCCGACGCCGTTGGCCAGCGGTGTGGAGACCTACTTCCTGAGTCTGGATGCCACGAAGGAAGAGCTCGATGTCGCCACCCGCGAAAATGCGACGACCTCACGCAGCGCCGGTGAGTTGCAGGGGCTGCTTCAACGCATCGTCACGGACACGCGGGTGGCGGAGTCGCGCACCTTTGCGCAGAGCATTCAGACCAGTCTGGTGTCTGGACTGGGCCGCGTCAGCCCGACGGCTGGCTTCAATCGCGGCGTCAAAAAGGCGCCGTTCGTCGTGCTGCTGGGGGCCAACATGCCGAGTGTATTGACGGAAGTTTCCTTCCTGAGCCATCCCCGGGACGGTGAGGCGCTGCGGACCATCGAGTTCCGGCAGAACATTGCCGAGTCGCTGTGTGACGGCATCAAGCGGTACATCGAAACCCTGAAACGTCCGGGCATGGTCGCGGCGGAGTAG
- a CDS encoding ribonuclease J, whose translation MSNANDTTLEIIPLGGLGEFGMNCMVLRYGADIIVIDAGLMFSEVGHFGVDSMTPDFTFLERHREQVRAVLLTHSHEDHIGSLPFLLKKVNVPVYGTPYTLNIVEPRLEEHHLLATAQLHPVRAGETVEVGAFSVEYIRVSHSTVDCCALAITTPIGTVVHSGDFKFDATPVCGDAIDVERLRAVGRRGVLALLSDSTNIERPGQMPSERVVIPALEEIFDRATGRIFVSCFASSIHRIQIMFDLAQEFGRQVVAVGRAMERNIEIAERTGFLDTADILVSAKDFKHYEPGETVVLASGCQGEPMGAMWRIADRSHRQAWMEAGDTVVLSARQIPGNEKSISRLINRCYRNEVQVIDATQARIHVSGHGAQEDLRLMLEAVRPKYFIPIHGEYRQLYRHKLFACQTLGYSPDRVLLIESGDVVVLDGETARLGDKITINRVYIDDTCSLELDETLLRDRKRMAYEGVVIAGVAVEESTGMLLGPPEITTRGYLGVDGDEEEIAELRDVVLAAVEALPPAERINGGKEHFQEHLRLALKRHIMRVTGQKPTIVPLVVVV comes from the coding sequence ATGAGCAATGCAAACGATACCACACTGGAAATCATCCCCCTGGGCGGACTCGGCGAGTTCGGCATGAACTGCATGGTGCTGCGCTACGGCGCAGACATCATCGTGATTGACGCCGGTTTGATGTTCTCTGAAGTCGGACACTTTGGCGTGGACTCGATGACCCCGGACTTTACCTTTCTCGAACGTCACCGGGAACAGGTGCGGGCCGTCCTGCTCACCCACAGCCACGAAGACCATATTGGCTCGCTGCCGTTCCTGCTCAAAAAAGTCAACGTGCCGGTGTATGGCACGCCCTATACACTCAACATCGTCGAGCCGCGCCTTGAAGAACACCACCTGCTGGCCACGGCCCAACTGCATCCGGTGCGCGCCGGCGAGACCGTTGAGGTCGGCGCGTTTTCCGTTGAATACATCCGGGTTTCCCATTCCACGGTGGATTGCTGCGCGCTGGCGATCACCACGCCGATTGGCACGGTGGTGCACTCCGGGGACTTCAAGTTCGACGCCACACCCGTCTGCGGCGACGCCATTGATGTCGAACGCCTGCGCGCCGTCGGACGCCGTGGTGTGCTGGCGCTGCTGTCCGACTCGACCAACATCGAGCGTCCGGGGCAGATGCCCTCCGAAAGGGTCGTCATCCCGGCGCTGGAGGAAATTTTCGACCGCGCCACCGGACGTATTTTCGTCAGTTGCTTTGCGTCGAGCATTCACCGCATCCAGATCATGTTCGACCTCGCCCAGGAGTTCGGACGGCAGGTGGTCGCGGTCGGCCGGGCCATGGAGCGCAACATCGAGATTGCCGAACGGACCGGCTTTCTCGATACGGCCGATATTCTGGTCAGCGCCAAGGACTTCAAGCACTATGAGCCGGGCGAGACCGTGGTGCTGGCTTCGGGCTGCCAGGGTGAACCGATGGGGGCGATGTGGCGGATCGCCGACCGCAGCCACCGGCAGGCCTGGATGGAGGCCGGCGACACAGTCGTGCTTTCGGCCCGCCAGATTCCGGGCAATGAAAAGTCCATCTCACGGCTCATCAACCGCTGCTACCGCAATGAGGTGCAGGTCATTGACGCCACCCAGGCGCGCATCCACGTGTCGGGACACGGGGCCCAGGAAGACCTGCGCCTGATGCTCGAAGCCGTGCGCCCGAAGTATTTCATCCCCATTCACGGCGAATACCGGCAACTGTACCGGCACAAGCTCTTTGCCTGTCAGACGCTGGGCTACAGCCCCGACCGCGTCCTGCTCATCGAAAGCGGCGATGTCGTGGTGCTCGACGGCGAAACGGCCCGGCTGGGCGACAAGATTACAATCAACCGGGTGTATATTGACGACACCTGCTCGCTCGAACTTGATGAAACCCTGCTCCGCGACCGGAAACGCATGGCCTACGAAGGCGTCGTCATTGCCGGCGTCGCCGTGGAGGAATCCACCGGAATGCTGCTCGGGCCGCCGGAAATCACCACGCGCGGTTATCTGGGCGTAGATGGCGACGAGGAAGAAATTGCCGAACTGCGCGATGTGGTGCTGGCTGCCGTCGAAGCCCTGCCTCCAGCCGAGCGCATCAACGGCGGCAAGGAACACTTCCAGGAACACCTGCGCCTGGCGCTCAAACGCCATATCATGCGCGTCACAGGACAAAAACCGACCATTGTCCCACTGGTTGTCGTCGTGTAG
- the priA gene encoding primosomal protein N' — protein MPETFPAPPELYAEVAVPASVTQTYTYRIPAAYHAMAGPGCRVVVPFGRQTLIGYVVAIHEQLPAALAAKPAGQPSAVKDIADWIDETPVINDEILKLTQWVADYYYAPWGETLKVALPPGLDVRLEDWIDLTEDGRQAVQTGSVSPRTRNGRLLAWLAEVGGAVRLDDLPPDRFGKNPRQVARELEHMGLVSVTTRTGEATVRFKRRLVVRRIERPADQPERPLSPAQARVLAYLDETPTALVSELVAEAEVSPAVLRQMAKKGLVEIAPETIRRDPLAHLAHLPAEPAPELTPEQRQACEAVLAAHDSGRFRTFLLHGVTGSGKTEVYLAAISAVLQRGGSALMLVPEIGLTPLLARRLIQRFGSLVALLHSSLSPGERVDEWERIRSGDARVVIGTRSAVFAPLVNLRLIVVDEEHDTSYKQSESVPHYHGRDIAILRASRLNCPVILGSATPAIETFQHTVVGKYTRLELPQRIGNRSLPEVTLVDMREVFKRHREPRFISDELQTAIAETCSQGEQVMVLLNRRGFASSWLCRACGFVITCPHCSVTLTYHRTDHYLACHYCGYTTPPPGRCPECQGEGIAYVGEGTEQLEARLRELFPTLAIARLDRDTTRRRGAFERIFHDFASGSLNILVGTQMIAKGHDFPNVTLVGVVSVDAGLMMPDFRAPERTFQLIAQVAGRAGRGDRPGRVIVQTYRPEHYALVAGCQQDYQAFFEQELIQRQAAYYPPFCVLATVIIRHERELEGQALGEKVAELLRAAIPQAAPADAPLRVLGPAPAPLARLRGEYRFQILLKGRQRMQIRHALGHMLPALTDTERRHVFIEVDPIDLM, from the coding sequence ATGCCGGAAACGTTCCCTGCTCCCCCTGAACTCTACGCCGAAGTGGCAGTACCGGCGTCCGTGACCCAAACCTACACCTACCGCATCCCGGCGGCGTACCACGCCATGGCCGGGCCGGGCTGCCGGGTTGTCGTTCCCTTTGGACGCCAGACCCTGATCGGGTATGTCGTCGCCATCCACGAGCAACTCCCGGCGGCGCTGGCGGCCAAACCGGCGGGGCAGCCCTCCGCCGTCAAGGACATTGCCGACTGGATTGACGAAACACCGGTCATCAACGATGAGATTCTGAAGCTCACCCAGTGGGTCGCCGACTACTACTATGCGCCGTGGGGCGAGACCCTCAAGGTGGCCCTGCCGCCCGGTCTCGATGTCCGCCTCGAAGACTGGATTGACCTCACTGAAGACGGACGCCAGGCCGTGCAGACCGGTTCGGTTTCGCCCCGCACCCGGAACGGACGCCTGCTGGCGTGGCTGGCGGAAGTCGGTGGCGCGGTTCGGCTCGATGATCTGCCTCCTGACCGCTTCGGGAAAAACCCACGGCAGGTTGCGCGTGAACTGGAACACATGGGACTGGTCAGCGTCACGACCCGCACCGGCGAAGCGACGGTCCGATTCAAACGGCGGCTGGTCGTGCGACGGATAGAACGCCCTGCCGACCAACCGGAACGCCCGCTGTCGCCGGCACAGGCGCGCGTTCTGGCGTACCTGGACGAGACGCCGACGGCGCTGGTGTCCGAGCTGGTCGCCGAGGCCGAGGTCAGCCCGGCGGTACTCCGTCAGATGGCCAAAAAAGGGCTGGTCGAAATTGCGCCGGAGACCATCCGGCGCGACCCGCTGGCCCATCTGGCGCACCTGCCGGCGGAACCGGCCCCCGAACTCACGCCGGAACAGCGCCAGGCCTGCGAGGCGGTTCTGGCCGCCCACGACAGCGGACGCTTCCGCACCTTTCTGCTCCACGGCGTCACGGGTTCCGGCAAAACGGAAGTCTATCTGGCCGCCATCAGTGCTGTCCTGCAACGTGGCGGCTCGGCGCTGATGCTCGTGCCGGAAATTGGCCTGACCCCGCTGCTGGCGCGCCGGCTCATCCAGCGTTTCGGCTCACTGGTGGCGCTGCTCCATTCCTCGCTGTCGCCGGGTGAACGGGTGGACGAGTGGGAACGCATCCGGTCAGGTGACGCCCGGGTGGTCATCGGCACCCGCTCGGCCGTCTTTGCGCCGCTGGTCAACCTGCGCCTCATCGTCGTGGACGAAGAACACGACACGTCCTACAAGCAATCCGAGAGCGTGCCGCACTACCACGGACGCGACATCGCCATCCTGCGCGCCAGCCGGCTCAACTGCCCGGTCATTCTGGGCAGCGCCACGCCGGCCATCGAGACGTTCCAGCATACCGTGGTCGGGAAGTACACCCGGCTGGAACTGCCGCAGCGCATCGGCAACCGTAGCCTGCCGGAAGTGACCTTGGTGGACATGCGGGAAGTCTTCAAGCGCCACCGCGAGCCGCGCTTCATCTCGGACGAACTCCAGACGGCCATTGCCGAAACCTGTAGCCAGGGCGAACAGGTCATGGTGCTGCTGAACCGGCGCGGTTTCGCCAGTTCCTGGCTGTGCCGGGCGTGTGGCTTCGTCATCACCTGCCCCCACTGCTCGGTCACACTGACCTACCACCGCACCGACCATTACCTGGCCTGCCACTACTGTGGCTATACGACGCCACCGCCCGGCCGCTGCCCGGAGTGCCAAGGCGAAGGCATTGCTTACGTCGGCGAAGGAACGGAGCAGCTCGAAGCCCGCCTGCGCGAGCTGTTTCCCACGCTCGCCATTGCGCGCCTTGACCGCGATACGACGCGGCGACGCGGCGCTTTCGAGCGTATCTTCCACGACTTCGCCTCCGGCAGCCTCAACATTCTCGTTGGGACACAGATGATTGCCAAAGGGCATGATTTCCCCAACGTCACGCTGGTCGGCGTCGTCTCAGTGGATGCCGGACTGATGATGCCGGACTTCCGCGCCCCGGAACGCACCTTTCAACTCATCGCCCAGGTTGCCGGCCGCGCCGGGCGCGGCGACCGCCCCGGCCGGGTCATCGTCCAGACCTATCGCCCCGAACACTACGCCCTGGTGGCCGGCTGCCAGCAGGACTACCAGGCGTTTTTTGAGCAGGAACTCATCCAGCGTCAGGCGGCGTACTACCCGCCCTTCTGTGTTCTGGCTACGGTCATCATCCGTCACGAGCGGGAACTCGAAGGTCAGGCGCTGGGGGAAAAAGTGGCAGAGTTGTTGCGCGCAGCCATCCCACAGGCGGCCCCGGCCGATGCCCCGCTGCGCGTTCTGGGGCCGGCTCCGGCGCCCCTCGCCCGGCTGCGTGGCGAGTACCGGTTTCAAATCCTGCTCAAGGGCCGCCAGCGCATGCAGATACGTCACGCGCTGGGGCACATGCTGCCGGCGCTGACCGATACGGAGCGCCGCCACGTTTTCATCGAAGTTGACCCGATTGACCTGATGTGA
- a CDS encoding ABC transporter permease — MNLTGKIGLVIVVGLLLVALAGPFFIPLERVTFQDLERSFDPPSWQHPMGLDENGRDILARIVYGARISLAVGVIVVAISAVIGLLLGLLSGYAGGWVDRFMSGFWFNVFLAFPGILLAIATVAFLGASLANLILALCVIGWVGYARLIRAQVLKVREYDFVTAARALGASDLRILFRHILPNAVQPLIVQASLGMAGAILAEASLSFLGLGIPPPTPSWGAMLSDARTHFASGWHLTVFPAAMITLTVLGFNLLGDGLREWLDPRQRPR; from the coding sequence ATGAACCTGACGGGAAAAATCGGCTTGGTCATTGTTGTCGGGCTGTTGCTGGTGGCGTTGGCGGGGCCGTTCTTCATTCCTCTGGAACGGGTGACGTTTCAGGACCTGGAACGCAGCTTTGACCCGCCCTCGTGGCAACATCCGATGGGGCTGGACGAGAACGGCCGCGACATCCTGGCGCGAATTGTCTATGGCGCGCGGATTTCACTCGCCGTCGGGGTGATCGTGGTGGCCATTTCAGCGGTAATCGGTCTGCTTCTGGGGTTGCTGTCCGGCTATGCCGGGGGCTGGGTGGACCGTTTCATGTCCGGTTTCTGGTTCAACGTGTTTCTGGCCTTTCCGGGCATTCTGCTGGCCATTGCCACCGTGGCCTTTCTTGGCGCCAGCCTGGCCAACCTCATTTTGGCGCTGTGTGTGATTGGTTGGGTGGGCTATGCCCGGCTCATCCGGGCGCAGGTGCTCAAAGTCCGGGAGTACGACTTCGTGACGGCGGCCCGGGCGCTTGGTGCCAGCGATCTGCGGATTCTGTTCCGGCACATTCTGCCGAATGCCGTTCAGCCGCTGATTGTCCAGGCGAGTCTGGGGATGGCCGGAGCCATTTTGGCGGAGGCCAGCCTGAGTTTTCTGGGGTTGGGGATTCCGCCGCCGACGCCAAGCTGGGGTGCCATGCTGAGTGATGCCCGGACGCACTTCGCTTCGGGGTGGCACCTGACTGTCTTTCCGGCTGCCATGATCACCCTGACGGTGCTCGGCTTCAACCTGCTGGGGGACGGGTTGCGGGAGTGGCTCGATCCCAGGCAGCGCCCCCGGTAA
- a CDS encoding alkaline phosphatase family protein: MSFSRMLVAALVLAGTVLPCVGGLGTASCTAAQNRANAAGYRLVVGIVVDQLRADYLERFDDLFGEKGFRRLKTKGAYFANAHYGHACTYTGPGHAVILTGSTAAITGIIGNKWYDRQSGKVIESITDETTTGVPEGKGASPRQLLVSTLADELKAATGGQARSIGISLKNRGAILPVGRTADAAYWFDDKRGQMQTSTYYMKELPAWVAAFNARRIPDQWFGKTWEKLLPEAVYARCTADDVPYEGRFAGGGAAFPHQVGRGDKPNARFYDDFTMTPWANDFLVEFATAAIENERLGADDIPDVLTISFSANDILGHAFGPNSHEVLDITVRTDQTLARLLDVIDAKVGLDRTLVFLTADHGVSPVPEYARQQRLHSRRIPFEQVAVAMKRALDAKFGAGQWFAGFSAESVYFDLATIAEKKLERAEVERVAAEAALTVEGIAAAFTRTQILSGGLPRTPLAERVQMAFHPQRSGDVFLVPEPFCFFGSEEYTTATTHGTPYAYDTHVPVMLMGRGLRPGTYWAEASPSDIAPTLAALLGITPPNGTVGRPLQEVLSR, from the coding sequence ATGAGTTTTTCCCGAATGTTGGTGGCGGCCCTGGTGCTGGCGGGCACGGTGCTGCCATGTGTTGGGGGGCTGGGCACGGCTTCCTGTACGGCTGCCCAGAACCGCGCAAATGCCGCCGGCTACCGGCTCGTCGTGGGGATTGTCGTCGATCAGTTGCGGGCGGATTATCTGGAGCGTTTCGACGATCTGTTTGGTGAAAAGGGTTTCAGACGGCTTAAAACCAAAGGCGCGTACTTTGCCAATGCGCACTACGGGCATGCCTGTACCTACACCGGGCCGGGTCATGCCGTGATCCTGACCGGTTCCACGGCCGCCATAACCGGCATCATTGGCAACAAGTGGTATGACCGCCAAAGCGGCAAGGTCATCGAAAGCATCACGGATGAGACAACAACCGGTGTCCCCGAAGGCAAAGGGGCCTCACCCCGGCAGTTGCTGGTTTCCACTCTGGCGGACGAACTCAAAGCGGCAACGGGCGGGCAGGCCAGGTCCATCGGTATATCGCTCAAAAACCGTGGCGCGATCCTGCCGGTCGGACGTACCGCCGACGCTGCCTACTGGTTTGACGACAAGCGCGGACAGATGCAGACCAGCACCTACTACATGAAAGAACTTCCGGCGTGGGTGGCGGCCTTCAATGCCCGGCGGATTCCCGATCAGTGGTTTGGCAAAACCTGGGAGAAGCTGCTGCCGGAAGCGGTCTATGCCCGCTGTACGGCGGATGATGTGCCTTATGAAGGGCGCTTTGCTGGCGGCGGGGCGGCTTTCCCGCACCAGGTCGGCCGCGGCGACAAACCCAATGCCCGGTTCTATGACGACTTCACCATGACGCCCTGGGCCAACGACTTTCTGGTGGAGTTTGCCACCGCGGCCATTGAAAACGAACGGCTTGGCGCCGACGACATCCCCGATGTCCTGACCATCAGCTTTTCGGCCAACGATATTCTCGGTCACGCCTTTGGGCCGAACAGCCACGAGGTGCTCGACATCACGGTACGGACTGACCAGACCCTTGCCCGGCTGCTCGATGTGATTGACGCCAAGGTGGGCCTCGACCGGACGCTGGTGTTCCTGACGGCTGACCACGGTGTGTCGCCGGTGCCGGAATATGCCCGGCAGCAACGTCTGCACAGCCGCCGGATTCCCTTCGAGCAGGTGGCAGTGGCGATGAAACGCGCTTTGGACGCAAAATTCGGCGCCGGGCAGTGGTTTGCCGGCTTTTCGGCTGAGTCCGTGTACTTCGATCTGGCGACCATCGCGGAGAAAAAGCTCGAACGTGCCGAGGTGGAGCGGGTGGCCGCCGAAGCTGCACTGACGGTCGAGGGCATTGCCGCCGCCTTTACCCGCACCCAAATTCTGTCCGGCGGCCTGCCGCGAACACCCTTGGCCGAGCGCGTCCAGATGGCCTTTCACCCACAGCGCAGCGGGGATGTCTTTCTCGTGCCCGAACCGTTTTGTTTTTTCGGCAGCGAGGAATACACCACGGCGACAACCCACGGCACACCTTATGCTTACGACACGCACGTGCCGGTCATGCTCATGGGGCGCGGTCTTCGCCCCGGCACGTATTGGGCGGAGGCCAGTCCTTCGGACATTGCCCCCACCCTGGCGGCCCTGCTGGGGATTACGCCGCCAAATGGCACGGTAGGGCGGCCGCTCCAGGAGGTGCTATCCCGTTAG